The bacterium genome has a segment encoding these proteins:
- a CDS encoding nucleoside triphosphate pyrophosphatase, with amino-acid sequence MTPETLILASASPRRRDILRFAGIPFRVIAPKGVDEAPRKGERPDALARRLALAKAVEVSVRNPDAWVLGADTVVAIGARTFGKPRNVREARTMLRNLQGRAHAVYTGVALVRNVKKRRVRVERTRVLFKKLSSKEWGPYLKSREPYDKAGGYAIQGTARKWVRRYEGEYFTVLGLSLRWLLAELNRL; translated from the coding sequence ATGACCCCGGAAACCTTGATCCTGGCTTCCGCATCCCCTCGACGCCGTGACATCCTTCGGTTCGCAGGGATCCCATTCCGGGTCATCGCGCCCAAGGGAGTGGACGAAGCACCCCGGAAAGGAGAGCGGCCCGACGCTTTGGCCCGTCGCCTCGCCTTGGCCAAAGCGGTCGAAGTTTCCGTCCGGAATCCGGATGCCTGGGTCCTGGGTGCGGATACGGTGGTGGCCATTGGGGCGCGCACTTTCGGCAAGCCAAGGAACGTGCGGGAAGCGCGGACGATGCTTCGAAATCTCCAAGGAAGGGCCCACGCGGTCTATACGGGAGTGGCCCTGGTCCGTAACGTGAAAAAAAGAAGGGTTCGGGTCGAAAGAACAAGGGTTCTTTTCAAGAAGTTGTCGTCAAAGGAATGGGGTCCCTACCTGAAGAGCAGGGAACCCTATGACAAGGCAGGTGGTTATGCGATCCAGGGTACGGCTCGAAAGTGGGTCCGACGGTATGAGGGAGAATATTTTACGGTGCTCGGACTATCTCTTCGATGGTTATTGGCCGAATTGAACCGTCTTTAA
- a CDS encoding DUF4321 domain-containing protein produces MAKGAGAVLFFILIGGILGGYLGELLALLTPPGFFHDLFSKGVTIGFNDPLVLDLRILSFTFGVKLFINLTALAGMVWGYFRSK; encoded by the coding sequence ATGGCTAAGGGCGCCGGGGCGGTCCTTTTCTTCATCCTTATCGGGGGGATCCTGGGTGGCTACCTCGGGGAGCTGTTGGCCCTCCTGACCCCGCCGGGGTTCTTTCACGACCTTTTTTCCAAGGGCGTCACCATCGGGTTCAACGATCCACTGGTCCTGGACCTTCGGATCCTTTCCTTCACATTCGGGGTCAAACTATTCATCAATTTGACGGCCCTGGCCGGAATGGTCTGGGGCTATTTCCGTTCTAAATGA